A section of the Rhodospirillaceae bacterium genome encodes:
- a CDS encoding alpha-hydroxy-acid oxidizing enzyme, whose translation MLRKLANCHDIDDLRKAAKKRLPKTIFDFLDGGADDEVSLRHNRDSFNQYTLVPDALTDVSKINMSTEVMGQKVSFPFILSPTGMSRIFHHEGEKAVARAAAKAGLIYSLSSNSSVSIEEIGHLTAGPKWFQIYVWKDRSLVKSFISRAREANFQALCLTIDVQVYGNRQRDLYNGMATPIQLTPKLVLDLARHPNWLFHMLSKGQPNLANLPSELGSVRKRVGSRAKYINSQFDRSVTWKDAEWMIKEWGGPFAIKGILNAQDAARAVKIGATGIIVSNHGGRQLDHAASPMSVLPEIVDAVGGRADIIVDGGIRRGTDIVKAIALGAKSGMGGRPYLYGLSAGGFTGVSRAMNIISDELNRDMSLLGVDKIDKIGARHIRHRPEQRPYPQNL comes from the coding sequence GACGATGAAGTAAGCCTGCGCCATAATCGGGACAGCTTTAACCAATACACTCTGGTACCAGATGCTTTAACGGACGTATCGAAGATTAATATGTCCACCGAGGTGATGGGCCAAAAGGTATCGTTCCCATTCATTTTATCGCCTACTGGAATGAGTAGAATATTTCATCACGAGGGCGAAAAGGCGGTCGCACGAGCAGCAGCGAAAGCCGGCCTAATTTACTCGTTATCCTCCAATTCGAGTGTATCTATCGAAGAAATTGGCCATCTCACTGCTGGACCCAAATGGTTCCAAATATACGTCTGGAAAGATCGTTCTCTCGTTAAAAGCTTTATTTCACGGGCCCGTGAAGCCAACTTCCAGGCCCTATGCCTAACCATTGACGTGCAAGTATACGGCAATCGACAACGCGACCTATACAATGGGATGGCCACACCAATACAATTAACACCCAAACTTGTACTTGATCTCGCTCGCCATCCAAACTGGCTCTTCCATATGTTATCGAAAGGACAACCAAATCTCGCAAACCTTCCCAGCGAACTTGGCTCCGTCAGAAAGAGGGTGGGTTCCCGAGCTAAGTATATTAATAGCCAATTTGATCGCTCTGTAACCTGGAAAGATGCAGAATGGATGATAAAAGAATGGGGAGGGCCGTTTGCCATTAAGGGCATTTTAAATGCCCAAGATGCCGCTCGCGCTGTTAAAATTGGAGCAACTGGCATCATTGTTTCAAACCACGGAGGCAGGCAACTCGATCATGCCGCTTCGCCGATGAGTGTTCTGCCTGAAATTGTCGACGCAGTTGGGGGCAGAGCCGATATAATAGTGGATGGTGGCATTCGCAGAGGCACAGACATTGTTAAAGCAATTGCTCTTGGAGCAAAAAGTGGTATGGGGGGAAGACCTTATCTGTACGGGCTTTCNGCAGGAGGCTTTACCGGGGTATCACGTGCTATGAATATAATATCAGATGAACTAAACAGGGATATGAGCCTCCTGGGTGTCGACAAAATAGACAAGATCGGGGCTAGGCATATACGGCATCGCCCCGAGCAAAGACCCTATCCACAAAATTTATAA